In the Takifugu flavidus isolate HTHZ2018 chromosome 11, ASM371156v2, whole genome shotgun sequence genome, one interval contains:
- the tspan14 gene encoding tetraspanin-14 produces the protein MYYYRYGTSEVSCCYKYLMFSYNIIFWLAGAAFIAIGFWAWSEKGILRDLTQVTQLHGFDPVWLVLLVGGVTFTLGFAGCVGALRENICLLKFFSGLIGLIFVLEMTVAVLAIVFQSQVREWINEFFIVNIRAYRDDIDLQNLIDSLQKMNHCCGAQEPDDWNQNVYFRCNETHLSREKCGVPFSCCIPDPADTVVNTQCGYDIRKKLKPDWEKHIYMKGCIAALEDWLPRNLYMLAVVFIIISLLQMVGIYLARTLISDIEKVKFSY, from the exons ATGTACTACTATCGATATGGAACTTCCGAAGTCAGCTGCTGCTACAAGTACCTGATGTTCAGCTACAACATCATATTTTGG CTGGCAGGGGCAGCCTTCATTGCTATTGGGTTTTGGGCATGGAGTGAAAAG GGCATTCTGAGGGATCTGACTCAAGTGACACAACTACATGGTTTTGATCCAGTCTGGTTGGTGCTGTTGGTCGGCGGAGTCACATTTACGCTGGGCTTTGCTGGCTGTGTGGGAGCTCTCAGGGAAAACATCTGCCTGCTGAAGTTT TTTTCTGGCTTGATTGGACTCATCTTTGTCCTGGAGATGACTGTGGCAGTTCTGGCGATAGTTTTCCAGAGTCAGGTCAGAGAGTGGATCAATGAGTTCTTCATTGTCAACATTAGAGCCTACCGAGATGACATTGACCTGCAGAACCTCATCGACTCCCTGCAGAAGATG AACCACTGCTGTGGTGCTCAGGAACCAGATGACTGGAACCAGAATGTGTACTTCAGGTGTAATGAAACCCATCTTAGCAGAGAAAAATGTGGGGTTCCATTTTCCTGTTGCATCCCTGATCCTGCT gacaCTGTGGTGAACACCCAGTGTGGCTATGACATCAGAAAAAAACTGAAG CCGGACTGGGAAAAACACATCTACATGAAAGGTTGCATTGCAGCATTGGAGGACTGGCTACCGAGAAATCTCTACATGCTTGCCGTTGTTTTTATTATCATCTCACTGCTGCAG ATGGTGGGAATTTACCTTGCGAGGACTCTGATCTCTGACATCGAGAAGGTCAAGTTCAGTTACTAA